The following coding sequences are from one Delphinus delphis chromosome 19, mDelDel1.2, whole genome shotgun sequence window:
- the OGFOD3 gene encoding 2-oxoglutarate and iron-dependent oxygenase domain-containing protein 3 isoform X2: MAPQRRGAPKAPEGNRAADRRRPSSTRSVRAPRDVWKKWLRVAVLGACTTFVALLLWGSLGGDDSITEVLAHRSEVLPGRFIEVPCSEDYDSHRRFEGCSPRKCGRGVSDAVITRDEAQRIRSIAEKGLSLGGSDGGASILDLHSGALSVGKHFVNLYRYFGDKIQTIFSEEDFQLYRDLRQKVQLAIAQAFGISASLLHLTKPTFFSRINSTAARTAHDEYWHAHVDKVTYGSFDYTSLLYLSDYLDDFGGGRFVFMEEGANKTVEPRAGRVSFFTSGSENLHRVEKVHWGTRYAITIAFTCDPDHGIADPTFT; this comes from the exons ATGGCACCTCAGAGGAGGGGCGCTCCCAAGGCGCCCGAGGGCAACCGGGCAGCTGACCGCCGGCGCCCGAGCAG CACCAGGAGTGTCCGGGCGCCTCGGGATGTGTGGAAGAAGTGGCTGAGAGTTGCCGTCCTGGGGGCCTGCACCACGTTCGTTGCACTCCTGCTCTGGGGCAGTCTGGGGGGTGATGACAGCATCACTGAGGTCCTAGCTCATCGAAGTGAGGTCCTGCCAGGCAGGTTCATTGAGGTGCCCTGCTCCGAGGACTATGACAGTCACCGAAGGTTTGAAG gctgctccccGAGGAAGTGTGGCCGGGGCGTCAGCGATGCCGTCATCACCAGGGACGAAGCCCAGAGGATTCGCAG CATAGCTGAGAAGGGGCTGTCCCTGGGAGGATCGGACGGAGGG GCGTCTATCCTGGACCTGCACTCGGGGGCCTTGTCTGTCGGGAAGCACTTTGTGAACCTGTACAG ATACTTTGGGGATAAAATACAAACTATCTTCTCAGAAGAGGACTTCCAGTTGTACCG GGACCTGCGGCAGAAGGTCCAGCTGGCAATCGCCCAGGCATTTGGCATCAGCGCGTCCTTGTTGCACCTGACGAAGCCCACCTTCTTCTCCCGCATCAACAGCACGGCGGCCCGCACGGCTCATGACGAGTACTGGCACGCGCACGTGGACAAG GTGACCTATGGCTCCTTCGACTACACATCGCTGCTGTACCTCTCCGACTACCTGGATGACTTCGGTGGTGGGCGGTTTGTGTTCATGGAGGAGGGGGCCAACAAGACGGTGGAGCCGAGAGCAG GTCGGGTGTCCTTCTTCACCTCGGGGTCTGAGAACCTGCACCGGGTGGAGAAGGTTCACTGGGGCACCCGCTACGCCATCACCATCGCCTTCACCTGCGACCCTGACCATGGCATCGCGGACCCAACATTCACATAG
- the OGFOD3 gene encoding 2-oxoglutarate and iron-dependent oxygenase domain-containing protein 3 isoform X1 codes for MAPQRRGAPKAPEGNRAADRRRPSSTRSVRAPRDVWKKWLRVAVLGACTTFVALLLWGSLGGDDSITEVLAHRSEVLPGRFIEVPCSEDYDSHRRFEGCSPRKCGRGVSDAVITRDEAQRIRSIAEKGLSLGGSDGGASILDLHSGALSVGKHFVNLYRYFGDKIQTIFSEEDFQLYRDLRQKVQLAIAQAFGISASLLHLTKPTFFSRINSTAARTAHDEYWHAHVDKVTYGSFDYTSLLYLSDYLDDFGGGRFVFMEEGANKTVEPRAGRTHGRAFPGMQRLRCVQCVHGAHSSEEEVGVATVTESLQSEFPEPAPTPSPVVTQKLKTDG; via the exons ATGGCACCTCAGAGGAGGGGCGCTCCCAAGGCGCCCGAGGGCAACCGGGCAGCTGACCGCCGGCGCCCGAGCAG CACCAGGAGTGTCCGGGCGCCTCGGGATGTGTGGAAGAAGTGGCTGAGAGTTGCCGTCCTGGGGGCCTGCACCACGTTCGTTGCACTCCTGCTCTGGGGCAGTCTGGGGGGTGATGACAGCATCACTGAGGTCCTAGCTCATCGAAGTGAGGTCCTGCCAGGCAGGTTCATTGAGGTGCCCTGCTCCGAGGACTATGACAGTCACCGAAGGTTTGAAG gctgctccccGAGGAAGTGTGGCCGGGGCGTCAGCGATGCCGTCATCACCAGGGACGAAGCCCAGAGGATTCGCAG CATAGCTGAGAAGGGGCTGTCCCTGGGAGGATCGGACGGAGGG GCGTCTATCCTGGACCTGCACTCGGGGGCCTTGTCTGTCGGGAAGCACTTTGTGAACCTGTACAG ATACTTTGGGGATAAAATACAAACTATCTTCTCAGAAGAGGACTTCCAGTTGTACCG GGACCTGCGGCAGAAGGTCCAGCTGGCAATCGCCCAGGCATTTGGCATCAGCGCGTCCTTGTTGCACCTGACGAAGCCCACCTTCTTCTCCCGCATCAACAGCACGGCGGCCCGCACGGCTCATGACGAGTACTGGCACGCGCACGTGGACAAG GTGACCTATGGCTCCTTCGACTACACATCGCTGCTGTACCTCTCCGACTACCTGGATGACTTCGGTGGTGGGCGGTTTGTGTTCATGGAGGAGGGGGCCAACAAGACGGTGGAGCCGAGAGCAGGTAGGACTCATGGGCGGGCGTTTCCCGGGATGCAGCGTTTACGGTGTGTCCAGTGTGTCCATGGAGCACATTCGTCAGAGGAGGAAGTGGGTGTGGCCACGGTCACTGAGTCACTGCAGAGTGAGTTCCCAGAGCCAGCCCCCACTCCATCCCCTGTAGTGACTCAGAAGCTTAAGACAGACGGATGA